One Bacteriovorax sp. PP10 DNA window includes the following coding sequences:
- a CDS encoding M61 family metallopeptidase, with amino-acid sequence MKLTYKLIIETPSTHQVRVIITGKKESSENVLDFFLPRWSPGSYLMREYSRHLSNIVATTATGERLFLEQTDISTFHIDWKKSELKNSNKDADFFTISYNVFCHELTVRTSHVDDSHAFLHLPTLLMGVQGIDIVNPTIELAFPASWSKVTTGLKDISEKREVFLYEAKNYDDLIDSPIEIGCQETDGFAIDGIPHDVVFYGAQLPHKENIKEDTKKIVDHIAKFMGGFPYEKYSFITHFVPGLYGGLEHHNSTALQFCPTQITNRKGYINYLALVSHEYFHTWNVKRIRPFELGPFNYLREATSKLLWLAEGLTSLMDELFIYRAGMITLEEYLEMQRDNLNRYYSVPGRKFHSLDDSSFNSWIKLYRPDENTNNSSISYYLKGGIVFFALNILLAKKNKSINDVLSALWSDYQANPGRGVNGEQVYKIIEDVGGAEIREKFEVMTSTTEELDLESICLEAGLKLEWDNSDVPWLGLDVEHSGDRVIVRTVILDGPAYKAGINAGDEIIAVNGMRILKDRYSEFAKFMRVNETYTVTISRLASLATVNLNVGVTPAKIRAISVVNKDLAVKVLNPSK; translated from the coding sequence ATGAAACTGACATATAAATTAATTATCGAAACACCTTCGACGCACCAAGTTCGTGTCATCATTACCGGAAAAAAAGAAAGTTCAGAAAACGTTTTAGATTTTTTTCTACCGCGTTGGTCTCCAGGATCTTATTTAATGCGCGAGTATTCTCGTCATTTATCTAATATTGTTGCGACGACTGCTACAGGAGAGAGACTCTTTCTTGAACAAACAGATATTTCAACATTTCATATTGACTGGAAAAAGAGTGAGCTAAAAAATTCCAATAAGGATGCTGATTTCTTTACAATTTCTTACAACGTTTTTTGCCATGAGCTAACTGTCCGTACATCACACGTTGATGATTCACATGCATTCTTACATCTTCCAACATTGCTAATGGGAGTGCAAGGAATTGACATTGTTAACCCAACTATTGAATTAGCTTTTCCTGCATCATGGTCAAAAGTGACGACTGGATTAAAAGATATTTCTGAAAAAAGAGAAGTGTTTTTATATGAAGCTAAAAACTACGACGACCTGATTGATTCACCGATTGAAATTGGTTGTCAGGAAACTGATGGTTTCGCTATCGATGGAATTCCACACGATGTCGTATTCTACGGAGCTCAATTACCACACAAAGAAAATATTAAAGAAGATACGAAAAAAATCGTCGATCATATTGCAAAGTTCATGGGTGGATTTCCTTATGAAAAATACTCATTCATCACGCACTTTGTGCCAGGACTTTACGGCGGATTAGAACACCACAATTCAACGGCCCTACAATTTTGCCCGACACAAATTACAAACCGCAAAGGTTACATCAATTACCTGGCGTTAGTTTCACACGAATACTTCCACACATGGAACGTAAAACGTATCCGCCCGTTCGAGCTTGGACCGTTTAATTATTTAAGAGAGGCGACATCTAAACTTCTGTGGCTTGCTGAAGGATTAACTTCTTTAATGGATGAATTATTTATCTATAGAGCAGGGATGATTACTCTTGAAGAATACTTAGAAATGCAAAGAGATAACTTAAACCGTTATTACTCAGTACCGGGAAGAAAATTTCATTCACTAGATGATTCATCTTTTAATTCATGGATTAAATTATACCGTCCGGATGAAAACACAAATAACTCAAGCATCAGTTACTACTTAAAAGGTGGAATTGTTTTCTTTGCTTTAAATATTTTACTGGCAAAGAAAAACAAAAGTATCAACGACGTTTTAAGTGCTCTTTGGAGTGACTACCAGGCCAATCCTGGACGCGGTGTAAATGGTGAGCAGGTTTATAAAATTATAGAAGATGTTGGTGGAGCTGAAATCCGTGAAAAATTCGAAGTGATGACTTCAACGACTGAAGAGTTGGATCTTGAATCGATCTGTCTTGAGGCCGGATTAAAACTAGAGTGGGACAATTCAGACGTTCCTTGGTTAGGTCTGGATGTTGAGCATAGTGGAGACCGCGTGATTGTCCGCACTGTTATTTTAGATGGGCCTGCCTATAAAGCGGGAATCAATGCAGGGGATGAGATCATCGCTGTTAATGGAATGCGTATTCTAAAAGACCGCTACTCTGAATTTGCAAAATTTATGAGAGTCAATGAGACATACACAGTAACGATTTCAAGACTAGCGTCGCTTGCGACTGTGAACTTAAATGTAGGTGTAACTCCAGCGAAAATTCGCGCTATTTCAGTGGTGAATAAAGATCTTGCCGTAAAAGTATTAAATCCTTCAAAGTAA
- a CDS encoding substrate-binding domain-containing protein: MEQFIISPDDCLILRAYKDATSLREAARLLNCDPAGLQRKTQRISEEHGLLQKIKGKWGLTEAGSNLVGWLEESIATQKKVLVGNTSVRIASTMWLAEEFLIPNLSDLKKKLGPNINFQLTTPDKNFETHLTEGACDFVIVCHPPEDPAIAHRSLFKEEWAVVAPASWKSKGHKLSFDELLKKPFVRHDKINPDIFHLDAAALGKVTALTVNNLIANRSAVLHEIGWSIVPKILVLDLIKSKQIVEVEREIEMDRKMCVWWLRRRTDSKKLSTSICQFIQESYSKIS; encoded by the coding sequence ATGGAACAATTTATTATTTCTCCCGATGACTGTCTTATTCTCCGCGCCTATAAAGACGCGACTTCCCTGCGTGAAGCTGCCAGACTACTTAATTGTGATCCGGCCGGATTGCAGAGAAAAACCCAGCGCATATCTGAAGAGCATGGACTGCTTCAAAAGATTAAAGGCAAATGGGGACTCACAGAAGCTGGCTCTAATTTAGTGGGATGGCTGGAAGAAAGTATCGCCACTCAAAAAAAAGTGCTGGTTGGAAATACTTCGGTACGCATTGCTTCGACTATGTGGCTTGCTGAAGAGTTTCTTATTCCCAACTTATCGGACTTAAAAAAGAAGCTTGGCCCTAATATTAATTTTCAGCTCACGACTCCTGATAAAAATTTTGAGACTCACTTAACTGAAGGGGCATGCGATTTCGTTATTGTTTGCCATCCTCCTGAAGACCCGGCGATTGCTCACCGGTCACTCTTTAAAGAAGAGTGGGCCGTTGTTGCACCTGCTAGTTGGAAATCTAAAGGACACAAATTAAGTTTTGATGAACTGTTAAAAAAACCTTTTGTCAGACACGATAAAATTAATCCTGATATCTTTCATCTCGATGCAGCTGCATTGGGAAAAGTCACGGCCCTTACTGTGAATAATTTAATTGCCAACCGCTCGGCCGTTTTGCACGAAATTGGCTGGAGTATTGTTCCAAAAATTCTGGTGCTTGATTTGATCAAGAGCAAACAAATCGTCGAAGTGGAGCGTGAGATCGAAATGGATAGGAAAATGTGTGTATGGTGGCTTAGAAGGCGTACAGACTCAAAAAAACTATCGACTTCTATCTGTCAGTTTATTCAGGAAAGTTATTCAAAGATCTCATAA
- a CDS encoding glutamine synthetase III family protein, which yields MTMTDLKESVSSLRNRATSRNPRKFTVPLDNMGQTKRVSEYYGELTFDFKTSEDISDTTKREIIKALDEGRGIKKEHAEAVAKAVTDWAVSNGATHFCHWFQPLTGGTAEKHDAFFSFNKEGKAIERLSASQLMQGEPDASSFPNGGSRSTFEARGYTTWDLTSPMFLIETVNGRTLYIPTAFVSYLGESLDIKTPLLKSISALGPAATKFLKLAGHTQSSSVHVTCGAEQEYFLIDKAFYYARPDLVMTGRTLFGALTTRNQQLEDHYFGLVPDRVLAFMQEFDYELHRLGIPSKTRHNEVAPGQFEMAPIFTEANVASDNNQIVMTTMRRIAEKHDMMVLLHEKPFAGINGSGKHVNWSMSDDTGLNLLEPGSEPQSNLRFLATVAIIVEALHRYANPLRMAISGAGNDHRLGANEAPPSIISAYLGDTIDKIFHAIMEDKSFEPTSNNVLNLGTNQLAHLLKDNTDRNRTSPFAFTGNKFEFRAVGSSHAIGLPMTILNAAVTDIFIEANSFLETEQGRGQTVDQSLMSLIKKFMTTSQKAVFNGDGYSKEWVAEAARRGLPNLRTTPEALKTMTDKNAYSFLVRNGIFHESEIETRYNILLERYIKIREIEFETMIDMIHQFVIPSGLEYKTMLTKIIKGQKEMGVPASNFEMDAYKKVSAKIDEVYVLAANLYKELGEDHSNHQKYAEKIATELMTTVTTMAGICNELEDLIPNQFYTLPKYYDMLFLR from the coding sequence ATGACAATGACTGATCTCAAAGAATCTGTATCGAGTTTACGTAACCGCGCGACTAGTAGAAATCCAAGAAAATTCACTGTTCCTCTGGACAACATGGGACAAACAAAACGTGTAAGTGAATACTACGGCGAACTTACGTTTGATTTCAAAACGTCAGAAGATATTTCTGATACGACAAAAAGAGAAATCATTAAAGCACTTGATGAAGGTCGCGGGATTAAAAAAGAACACGCTGAAGCCGTGGCCAAAGCTGTTACTGATTGGGCCGTTTCAAACGGGGCCACACATTTTTGCCACTGGTTCCAGCCATTAACTGGTGGAACAGCAGAAAAGCACGATGCCTTTTTCTCTTTCAATAAAGAAGGAAAAGCAATCGAGCGTTTATCAGCTTCTCAACTTATGCAAGGTGAGCCTGATGCTTCTTCATTTCCAAATGGTGGATCACGTTCAACTTTCGAAGCACGCGGATATACAACTTGGGATTTAACTTCCCCAATGTTTTTAATTGAAACAGTTAACGGAAGAACTCTCTACATTCCAACTGCTTTCGTTTCATACTTAGGCGAGTCGCTAGATATTAAAACTCCTCTTTTAAAATCTATTTCGGCACTAGGCCCTGCTGCTACAAAATTTTTAAAACTTGCTGGTCACACTCAGTCTTCATCAGTGCACGTTACGTGTGGTGCTGAACAAGAGTACTTTTTAATTGATAAAGCTTTTTACTATGCAAGACCTGACCTTGTTATGACTGGTAGAACTCTTTTTGGAGCTCTAACAACTCGTAACCAACAGTTAGAAGATCACTACTTCGGTCTGGTTCCTGATCGTGTTCTTGCTTTCATGCAAGAGTTTGACTACGAACTTCACCGCTTAGGAATTCCTTCTAAAACTCGTCACAACGAAGTTGCTCCAGGGCAATTTGAAATGGCGCCAATTTTTACAGAAGCTAACGTTGCTTCAGACAACAATCAAATCGTTATGACTACGATGAGAAGAATTGCTGAAAAACACGACATGATGGTTCTTCTTCATGAGAAACCATTTGCAGGAATCAACGGTTCTGGTAAACACGTAAACTGGTCAATGAGTGATGACACTGGATTAAATCTTTTAGAGCCAGGGTCAGAGCCACAATCAAACCTACGTTTCCTTGCAACGGTTGCTATCATTGTTGAAGCACTTCATAGATATGCAAACCCTCTAAGAATGGCGATCTCTGGAGCAGGTAACGATCACCGCTTAGGAGCTAACGAAGCCCCTCCAAGCATCATCTCTGCTTACCTTGGAGATACAATTGATAAAATTTTCCATGCCATCATGGAAGACAAGTCTTTCGAGCCAACATCAAACAACGTTCTTAATCTTGGAACTAATCAATTAGCGCACCTTTTAAAAGATAACACTGATAGAAACAGAACTTCTCCATTTGCTTTCACTGGAAACAAATTTGAATTCCGTGCTGTTGGATCAAGCCATGCTATTGGTTTACCAATGACAATCTTAAACGCAGCTGTCACAGATATTTTTATTGAGGCCAACTCATTCCTTGAAACTGAACAAGGTAGAGGTCAAACTGTTGATCAATCTTTAATGAGCTTGATTAAAAAATTCATGACGACTTCACAAAAAGCAGTCTTCAATGGTGACGGTTATTCGAAAGAATGGGTAGCTGAAGCAGCTCGTAGAGGACTACCAAATCTTCGTACGACACCAGAAGCTCTAAAGACGATGACAGACAAGAATGCTTATAGCTTCCTTGTTAGAAATGGAATCTTCCACGAATCAGAAATCGAAACTCGCTACAACATTCTTCTAGAGAGATACATCAAGATCAGAGAAATTGAATTTGAAACAATGATCGATATGATTCACCAATTCGTGATTCCGTCAGGACTTGAATACAAAACAATGCTGACAAAAATTATTAAAGGGCAAAAAGAAATGGGAGTTCCTGCTTCAAATTTCGAAATGGACGCTTATAAAAAAGTATCCGCGAAAATTGATGAGGTCTATGTTCTTGCTGCTAATCTTTATAAAGAACTAGGTGAAGACCATTCTAATCACCAAAAGTACGCAGAGAAAATTGCGACTGAACTTATGACGACTGTAACAACTATGGCCGGAATCTGTAATGAACTTGAAGACCTGATTCCTAATCAGTTCTATACACTTCCAAAGTACTACGACATGCTTTTCTTAAGATAA
- a CDS encoding GFA family protein translates to MIHAGGCHCGKVRFEVDMELNKAMACDCTICTKRGSLLAFVPTTKFNVLSGEEDLKVYLFNKKVIEHKFCTTCGILPFGLGAAPDGTKMAAINVRCLDGFTMDQVTVFNHKHDH, encoded by the coding sequence ATGATTCATGCGGGTGGATGCCATTGCGGTAAGGTGAGATTTGAAGTTGATATGGAACTAAACAAGGCGATGGCCTGCGACTGTACTATTTGTACAAAAAGAGGAAGCTTGCTTGCTTTCGTTCCAACAACAAAATTTAATGTTTTGTCTGGGGAAGAGGATTTAAAAGTTTATCTTTTTAATAAAAAAGTTATTGAGCATAAGTTTTGTACGACATGTGGGATTCTGCCATTTGGGTTGGGAGCTGCACCGGATGGGACGAAGATGGCCGCGATTAATGTGAGATGCCTGGATGGTTTCACGATGGATCAGGTGACGGTTTTTAATCATAAGCACGATCACTAG